A region from the Nesterenkonia lacusekhoensis genome encodes:
- a CDS encoding small multi-drug export protein: MIESLPALTDSLTVLASTGPTQEDLLGDTWIGSMRDWADALGAAVQWLGVIAIGAIPLLEAYGAGLVGVLIEMPFFLAVLLGAIGNFLCVAVLVFAAHGTRSAVTARQEPKPRTPRQQKRREKAKRTFDRFGVPGVALLGPLALPSQFTAPLMVSFGANRNAVLLWMFVSIVVWAVIGAFLGIAIINLAAQ, from the coding sequence ATGATCGAATCACTGCCTGCACTGACCGACTCGCTGACCGTGCTCGCCTCCACCGGCCCCACCCAGGAGGACCTCCTGGGTGACACCTGGATCGGCTCCATGCGCGACTGGGCTGATGCGCTGGGCGCAGCCGTGCAGTGGCTGGGCGTGATCGCCATCGGCGCGATCCCGCTCCTGGAGGCCTACGGTGCCGGACTGGTGGGCGTACTGATCGAGATGCCCTTCTTCCTGGCCGTGCTGCTGGGGGCCATCGGCAACTTCCTCTGCGTGGCCGTACTGGTCTTCGCCGCCCACGGGACCCGCAGCGCAGTGACCGCACGGCAGGAGCCCAAGCCGAGGACCCCGCGTCAGCAGAAGCGCAGGGAGAAGGCCAAGCGCACCTTCGACCGCTTCGGCGTTCCGGGTGTGGCCCTGCTGGGACCGCTGGCGCTGCCCAGCCAGTTCACCGCTCCCCTGATGGTCTCCTTCGGTGCCAACCGCAATGCGGTGCTGCTCTGGATGTTCGTCTCCATCGTGGTATGGGCCGTCATCGGCGCCTTCCTCGGCATCGCGATCATCAACCTGGCAGCCCAATAG